One window of the Pseudomonas sp. S04 genome contains the following:
- the ggt gene encoding gamma-glutamyltransferase produces MRYVLFKTLTLAVAIAASSSSFAALLEGGAVAAPNQYGADVAAQILKKGGNAVDAAVATAFTLAVTYPEAGNIGGGGFMTMFIDGKPYFLDYRETAPKAATRDMYLDDKGEVIENLSLVGSRAAGVPGTVMGLWEAHQKFGKLPWSELITPAIGYAKTGFKVADKQYQYREDALKLFNGTTNFADYFGSMKPGETFRQPELAATLERIADKGANEFYQGQTADLLIAQMKADKGLITKQDLHDYKVNWREPLTVNWRGNTLYTAPPPSSGGIALAQLIAIKEDRAADFKGVELNSAKYIHLLAEIEKRVFADRADYLGDPAFSDVPVKQLTDPAYLKKRAAEVNPTAISPTEKVRPGLEPHQTTHFSIVDADGNAVSNTYTLNWDYGSGVVVKGAGFLLNDEMDDFSSKPGVANAFGVVGGDANAIAPGKRMLSSMSPSLVTRDGKVTLVLGTPGGSRIFTSIFQVLNNLYDYNLPLEKAVAAQRVHHQLLPKDTIYYDAYAPLTGKVADELKAMGYTLEDQGWEMGDIQAIRINGSQLETASDPRGRGVGSVVK; encoded by the coding sequence ATGCGTTATGTTTTGTTCAAGACCCTGACGCTCGCCGTGGCGATTGCGGCCAGCTCGTCATCATTCGCGGCGCTGCTCGAGGGGGGCGCCGTGGCGGCGCCGAACCAATATGGCGCCGACGTCGCCGCACAGATCCTGAAGAAGGGCGGCAACGCGGTCGACGCTGCGGTAGCAACCGCCTTTACCCTGGCGGTGACTTACCCGGAAGCCGGCAACATCGGCGGTGGCGGCTTCATGACGATGTTCATCGACGGCAAGCCGTACTTCCTCGACTACCGCGAAACCGCCCCGAAGGCGGCGACCCGTGACATGTACCTGGACGACAAGGGCGAAGTCATCGAGAACCTCAGCCTGGTAGGATCCCGCGCAGCCGGCGTGCCGGGCACGGTGATGGGGCTGTGGGAAGCGCACCAGAAGTTCGGCAAGTTGCCCTGGAGCGAACTGATCACCCCGGCCATTGGTTACGCCAAGACCGGCTTCAAGGTCGCCGACAAGCAGTACCAGTACCGCGAAGATGCGCTGAAACTGTTCAACGGCACCACCAACTTCGCCGACTACTTCGGCAGCATGAAACCCGGCGAGACCTTCCGTCAGCCGGAGCTGGCCGCGACCCTGGAGCGCATCGCCGACAAGGGCGCCAACGAGTTCTATCAAGGCCAGACCGCCGACCTGCTGATCGCCCAGATGAAGGCCGACAAGGGCTTGATCACCAAGCAAGACCTGCACGACTACAAGGTCAACTGGCGCGAGCCGCTGACCGTCAACTGGCGTGGCAATACCCTGTACACCGCGCCGCCACCGAGTTCCGGCGGGATCGCCCTGGCGCAACTGATCGCCATCAAGGAAGACCGCGCCGCGGACTTCAAGGGCGTCGAGCTGAACTCGGCGAAGTACATTCACCTGCTCGCCGAAATCGAAAAACGGGTATTTGCCGATCGCGCCGACTACTTGGGTGACCCGGCGTTTTCCGATGTGCCGGTCAAGCAGCTGACTGATCCGGCCTACCTGAAAAAACGCGCGGCCGAGGTCAACCCTACGGCCATCTCGCCAACCGAAAAAGTCCGTCCAGGCCTGGAGCCCCACCAGACCACGCACTTCTCCATCGTCGATGCCGACGGCAACGCGGTGAGCAACACCTACACCCTCAACTGGGACTACGGCAGCGGTGTAGTGGTCAAGGGCGCAGGCTTCCTGCTCAACGATGAAATGGACGACTTCAGCTCCAAGCCCGGCGTGGCCAACGCCTTTGGTGTGGTCGGCGGCGACGCCAATGCCATCGCCCCGGGCAAGCGCATGCTGTCGTCGATGAGCCCGAGCCTGGTGACCCGCGATGGCAAGGTCACCCTGGTCCTGGGGACCCCGGGCGGCTCGCGGATCTTCACCTCGATCTTCCAGGTGCTGAACAACCTCTATGACTACAACCTGCCGCTGGAAAAAGCCGTGGCCGCGCAACGCGTCCACCATCAGTTGCTGCCCAAGGACACTATCTACTACGACGCCTACGCGCCACTCACCGGCAAGGTCGCCGACGAGTTGAAAGCCATGGGCTACACCCTGGAAGACCAGGGCTGGGAGATGGGCGACATCCAGGCCATTCGCATCAACGGCAGCCAACTGGAAACCGCCTCCGACCCACGGGGGCGTGGGGTTGGCAGTGTTGTGAAATAA
- a CDS encoding Fic/DOC family protein: MNNRYEAAGAQSSYEPGSDDQVLANKLAITDPRDMDDAELVLLEKIYQSVLIEHLPDRSLTVQDLKDWHRRWLGNIYPWAGDVRSVNLGKDGFFFAAAPQIPRLLADVMAVQAGRMPLDYSVWEAHKDEYFAAIKQGLNCCYAPMQHWVRLALST; this comes from the coding sequence ATGAATAACCGTTATGAGGCCGCAGGTGCGCAAAGCTCCTATGAGCCAGGCTCGGACGATCAGGTGTTGGCCAATAAACTGGCAATTACTGATCCCCGGGATATGGATGATGCCGAATTGGTTCTGTTGGAAAAAATCTACCAGTCAGTCTTGATTGAACATCTACCTGACAGGTCGTTGACGGTTCAGGACCTGAAGGATTGGCATCGTCGATGGCTGGGAAACATCTACCCCTGGGCGGGGGATGTGCGCTCCGTCAATTTGGGTAAGGACGGGTTTTTCTTTGCGGCCGCGCCACAGATTCCCCGATTGCTGGCCGATGTCATGGCCGTCCAGGCCGGGCGTATGCCCTTGGACTACAGCGTTTGGGAGGCGCATAAGGACGAGTACTTTGCGGCGATCAAGCAAGGGCTCAACTGTTGTTATGCGCCAATGCAGCACTGGGTCCGTCTAGCCTTATCGACATGA
- a CDS encoding N-acyl-D-amino-acid deacylase family protein, with product MQYHTLIRNASIIDGSNRPAYPADVAIFNGRIEAIGDLRDAHADEVIDAAGRVLAPGFIDVHTHDDTVVIRQPQMLPKLSQGVTTVIVGNCGISASPVSLRGDPPDPMNLLGTAAAFVYPRFRDYRAAVEAAHPSVNVAALVGHTALRSNHLDDLLRTATAQEISAMRGQLRESLEDGALGLSTGLAYASAFSASTDEVQQLAEELGACGAVYTTHLRSEFEPVLEAMDEAFQIGRHARSPVIISHLKCAGAGNWGRSPQLLAALEQAAKTHPVGCDCYPYAASSSTLDLKQVTDAHRITITWSTPHPQVSGRDLLDIAAEWHVPLLEAARRLQPAGAVYYGMDEADVRRILAHPLSMIGSDGLPEDPFPHPRLWGAFPRVLGHFSRDVGLFPLHTAMHKMTGLSAARFGLQARGEIRQGYWADLVLFDPLLVRDVADFSDPQRSAVGIDGVWVNGVRSYVDGRANGRREGRFLAREGDLRGGFGVSVS from the coding sequence ATGCAGTACCACACGCTGATCCGCAACGCCTCGATCATCGATGGCAGCAACCGCCCCGCGTACCCGGCTGACGTGGCCATTTTCAACGGCCGGATCGAAGCCATCGGCGACTTGCGTGATGCCCATGCCGATGAGGTCATCGACGCGGCCGGACGGGTGCTGGCGCCAGGGTTCATCGATGTGCACACCCATGACGACACGGTGGTCATCCGCCAGCCGCAGATGTTGCCCAAGCTCAGTCAGGGAGTGACCACGGTGATCGTCGGCAACTGCGGGATCAGCGCGTCGCCGGTGAGCCTGCGCGGCGATCCGCCGGACCCGATGAACCTGCTGGGCACCGCGGCCGCCTTCGTCTATCCGCGTTTTCGCGACTACCGCGCGGCCGTCGAAGCGGCGCACCCGAGCGTCAACGTGGCGGCGCTGGTAGGCCATACGGCGCTGCGCAGCAACCACCTCGACGACCTGTTGCGCACCGCCACGGCGCAGGAGATCAGCGCCATGCGCGGGCAATTGCGCGAAAGCCTGGAGGACGGTGCGCTGGGCCTTTCCACGGGACTGGCGTATGCCAGTGCGTTCAGTGCGTCTACCGACGAAGTGCAGCAACTGGCCGAGGAGCTGGGCGCGTGCGGTGCGGTCTACACCACCCATTTGCGCAGTGAGTTCGAACCGGTGCTGGAGGCCATGGACGAGGCGTTCCAGATCGGTCGGCATGCACGCAGCCCGGTGATCATTTCCCACCTCAAGTGCGCCGGGGCTGGCAATTGGGGGCGCAGTCCGCAACTGCTGGCGGCGTTGGAGCAGGCGGCGAAAACCCACCCGGTGGGGTGTGATTGTTATCCCTATGCGGCCAGTTCCTCGACCCTGGATCTCAAGCAGGTCACTGATGCCCATCGCATCACTATCACCTGGTCGACGCCGCACCCGCAGGTCAGTGGGCGTGATCTGCTGGACATTGCTGCCGAGTGGCACGTGCCGCTGCTGGAGGCGGCGCGCCGCCTGCAACCGGCGGGCGCGGTTTACTACGGCATGGATGAGGCGGATGTGCGGCGGATCCTGGCTCATCCGTTGTCGATGATCGGTTCCGATGGTTTGCCTGAGGATCCGTTTCCGCATCCGCGGTTGTGGGGGGCGTTTCCTCGGGTGCTGGGGCATTTCAGCCGGGATGTGGGACTGTTTCCATTGCACACCGCGATGCACAAGATGACGGGGTTGTCGGCGGCGCGCTTTGGCTTGCAGGCGCGGGGGGAGATTCGCCAGGGGTATTGGGCTGACCTGGTGTTGTTTGATCCGTTGTTGGTGCGCGATGTGGCGGATTTCAGTGATCCGCAGCGGTCGGCGGTGGGGATTGATGGGGTGTGGGTCAATGGGGTTCGCAGTTATGTGGATGGGCGGGCGAATGGGCGGCGGGAGGGGCGGTTTCTGGCGCGTGAGGGGGATTTGCGGGGTGGGTTTGGGGTGTCGGTGAGTTAG
- the gliR gene encoding AraC family transcriptional regulator GliR, with amino-acid sequence MQSLGYTSLPPLLKYVRHAEQLGLAIEPALAAAGLQVEQLSDNSLRLPGEAHERLLDYFCEHSGDPLFGLNSARFVLPNSWSVLGYITMNCATLGDAMNRIMPFEKLVGDMGVSRAELQGEHVHLIWNCRHQRPRIRRHLVENVLGSWLQYARWIADTHLSPAAVWFEHALPSDTDPASYQQFFDCPVLFGQPYSALVVPLPYLQLPLRQADAQLLRTLEEHALGLMATLEDASLEQRVKNILRQLLKEGLPRKEQVAEQFAISVRTLQRQLHQAGTSYQQILDDLRQELAEHYLLHSTLPIQDIAQYLGFTEPRSFHRTFKSRRGMPPGEFRQMHREADGD; translated from the coding sequence ATGCAATCCCTCGGCTACACCTCGCTCCCCCCGCTGCTCAAGTACGTGCGCCATGCCGAACAGCTGGGTCTGGCCATCGAACCGGCGCTGGCGGCGGCCGGGTTGCAGGTCGAGCAATTGAGCGACAACAGCCTGCGCTTGCCGGGCGAGGCCCATGAACGCCTGCTGGATTATTTCTGCGAACACTCCGGCGACCCGTTGTTCGGCCTTAATTCGGCGCGCTTCGTGTTGCCCAACTCCTGGAGCGTGCTGGGCTACATCACCATGAACTGCGCGACCCTGGGCGACGCCATGAATCGCATCATGCCGTTCGAGAAACTGGTAGGCGACATGGGCGTCAGCCGCGCCGAGCTGCAGGGCGAGCACGTGCACCTGATCTGGAACTGCCGCCACCAGCGCCCCCGCATCCGCCGCCACCTGGTGGAAAACGTGCTGGGTTCGTGGCTGCAATATGCACGCTGGATCGCCGACACCCACCTCTCGCCCGCCGCGGTGTGGTTCGAACATGCGCTGCCGAGCGACACCGACCCGGCGTCCTACCAGCAATTCTTCGACTGCCCGGTACTGTTCGGCCAGCCCTATTCCGCACTGGTCGTGCCCCTGCCGTACCTGCAACTGCCACTGCGCCAGGCCGACGCACAATTACTGCGCACCCTGGAAGAACACGCCCTGGGCCTGATGGCCACACTGGAAGACGCCTCGCTGGAACAACGGGTGAAAAACATCCTGCGCCAACTGCTCAAGGAAGGCCTACCGCGCAAGGAACAGGTGGCGGAACAGTTCGCCATCTCGGTACGAACCCTGCAGCGCCAACTGCACCAGGCCGGTACCTCGTACCAGCAGATCCTCGATGACCTGCGCCAGGAACTGGCCGAGCACTACCTGCTGCACAGCACCCTGCCGATCCAGGACATCGCCCAGTACCTGGGCTTCACCGAACCACGCTCCTTCCACCGCACCTTCAAAAGCCGCCGAGGCATGCCCCCCGGCGAATTCCGCCAGATGCACCGCGAGGCCGATGGAGACTGA